The DNA window AAATATCCAGATTTCGATCTCGCAAACGCTCTATTTTCGTCTTTAGttcgtaagtaggtaattattcgCATCTGTAGCTGCGCTGCACTAAACAGTGAACAGGCACCTACCTATCATATATGTATTCAGCACAGAAACTACGTAGCAAAGCAAAATATCTAGATTAGCCATTGGTGGTAAATCTCATATTTACTTTActgtttaattattaagtattcgTTTTTTGTATGCAGAGATTTAAACAGTGTTAGATAGgtaggtgaaggaaaacatcccgaggaaacctgcatgcctgagtgttctccataatgttctcaaaggtgtgtgaagtctaccaaaaaGCACTTGGCTagcttggtggactatggccaaacccttctcatactgagacgAGACtcttgctctgtagtgagccggctatgggttgatcactatgataatgatgataaaacaGTGCATGTTTTTCTATTGTATTCTGCAATTTGTTGCAGAATGAGACCTGCAAGTTATATTGCTATTAGCCACTTTGCTTACTATGCTGTGTACTTTCGTTTCAGTTGCTTGGTGCAGCATGTGTGGGGGTGGTGGGCTACTACTTGGAGCCAGGCTACACGCGGTACAACGGCCAAAAACCGGAACTGTTCTACCTCCTAGTGGCTGTATCGTTCCTGATTGGCACATTTTGTCTGTTGCTTTCGTGTTTGATATCGCTATCGACGGCTACTATGATATCAAGAACGATGTATGTGAGTATCGATTTCTTTGTCTTATTTATTTAGTGGTCCTACGCAttcaaatcatatttttttataaatgttaACAATAATAAGGTAATAGGGACAAGGTCGTTTCAAGAAGTACCTACTGCCTTCTtcttatcctccatttgatgcaTCAGTATCGATTATTATTCGAAATCTCATAAAGGAATATGATATGGGCCCTACGTCCTCTATGCAGATCTAGTGGTCCAGGTGTGTCTACGTTAAGTAGGTAAGATAGCCTGCTACCATCTTGTATCATCATCGCTTACCACTAAGTGATCCCAGTGAAACTAGACAGATAATAATATTCTCATTGCAATAGCttagtttcatttattttacgatttttttgtattttcaggAGGTCGTTTACCACGGGATAGCCTTTGTAATGTACCTAGCAGCTGGACTAACACTAATGATAGAAGTAAATCATCAAAAGAGTAGTTATAGAAGTGACTTTGAACCTTATTTAGCAGCAGCGGTAAGAACATTTTGCTAAGATTTTAATCTTATTACCATTatcataatctatatatataaaaggaaaaggtgactgactgactgactgactgactgactgactgatctatcaacgcacagctcaaactactggacggatcgggctgaaattcggcatgcagatagctattatgacgtaggcatccgctaagaaaggatttttgaaaattcaactcctaagggggtgaaataggggtttgaaattttgtagtccacgcggacgaagtcgcgagcataagctagtaataccttaatgtaaataaaaaccggccaagtgcaagtcgggcCTTGCtcttttagggctccgtacctattatgttttggtcacagcttaGAAGCTACTTTTACAAATCGTTATTTTAGTATAAGTTCAATATAATATGGTTACCATATATAATTCTTAACTAAAATTCTTAATTctcaattaagtacctacttagtttaatttttgaGATAGACCCCGTCACAAAAATTGTCTAAAAGGGTAACTTTGACGGCcctcatttaattatttttaagataaaaatagtGAAAAAGATATTCGTACTCAATGAGCTCTAGACAATGATACCTCACATGCTAGGGTAAGACTTTTTTCCGGCTCCTTTTTCATGTATGAGCCCTcctgataaataatttaattgaatttctaattcaatattAGGTTCTGGGTCGACGTTCTACACCTAGAGAcccatgacagacagacagactgcagagtgacattaatagggctccgttttaccCTAAACACTACCTACCAAGTAGTGAACTGTAGCAATCAGGCTGTgttgaggttttagatttaatttaatttattttaaagttttaatttagatttaagtttattttatagaattgtTAGCTATTATATCACCTATTTGATTCAATAAAAAGTATAGTATCTAAGTAAAAAACTTACAATGGGGAATAATTTCAGTAAACATTTCTTGTTGAGTAAAATCCGGAAAAAAACCTATTTAATTATTGTTGATAAATTCCAGAAAAACCATGTAAAATACATTGAGAAAATGCCTAgtcgtatgataataatattattaactaagTATGTAAAACTAGACAGTGTATGTAATCCCTTTtgctattttgaatttttcacaTTTCAGGTAATGGGTTTGGTGATGGCGGTTCTCTACTTGCTAAGTACCTTCTTGGCGAATCGTTCCTATCGAGGCATTTGAACTACTACGCTTTAATAAACACAGGAgaagcattttaattttttttaattgtacaAACTTGTTTTTTAACAGATTGCATTAAGAATTTTTCTTCTTGATACTTAGTTTATAAGTATTGTTAGTATTTGATTTACTTGCCGTCCTGCTGGTTATTTTAAACCAATCacgaaaaaaaccagccaaaagCGAGTCAGACCCGCCTAACAAGAGTTCCGTAGTTTAGAAAGAAACATATACATACttgcaaaaataattatttgattaaaataataatttaccgtCTCAAAAACAAGTCCTCTTTGGGACCGCAACACTTGCTGAAAGTTGCCTGAAACTGAAAGTtgccgaactatgtgccctgcccattgccgcttcagcttcgcaatccgttgacaTAATATGTTCGTTACTCTAGTTCACCGGACCCggaggatctcctcatttctgatttgatcacgtagagaaactccgagctctctccatcgccggCTGGGTGACTCTGAGCCCataaggcccatagttagcgaccattcCTCACATCCATATTATGTTATCACTGGCAACAACACGCGCTGTTCGAGACTTTgctcttcaagcactgaggaatttcggGCAAGAAGACAAGCattgtgacagacggacggacttaTAAATTGGCCCGTACAGTAGATAAGAGATTCCTTCTTTCCTACTAAGGGTTCCTTGTCCAAAGGGTGCCaccgggaccctattactaagccgccgctttccatccgtccgtccgtccgtctgtctgtgtcaGTCAGCGGTAAATAGTCTCtggtcagcgggctgtatctcgtgaaccgttaaGAGATAGAGAGAtgatattttcataaaatgtgcatttctattgccgctataacaacaaataataaaaatttcaaaatcgccgccatgaaaattaaaaagtattatttcgttataaatattatgtaggtatagctAATCCCTATAAGTGTTTGGTGTtatttgtatgatggtacggagccctgcgtgtgcgagtctgactcgcattttatctatttttatctaCTATTCTGGTATAGAACCCttaataaaaaagtttcaaaTCGAAGCGTTTTTACATAGGTCTATGTAGATATACTTACATTTTTGGAACATTTTGGACGCATTCTATATTACTCATACGAAttcaatatttaaattatattacaaatttgatattttctatattaatgagcttttattgtacctactagaaTATAAATAAAGTGGACAACTTTCAATGTAGCTTATTTTTGTAAGCTTTTCTATTTTATGCTAACAATCTATCGAATTTAATTCAATAAACTAAGTAGATATATATTATCTACTGAGCTAATTAATTACGTGCCCAATACAAATTCTAAATATTTGCATTTTATCGATTTCATTATGACTATGACTTAATTATTCCGCTCCATTTACTTCATTGTTGTTGTAACTTACCAAAACTATTGAAGTCATACATCAC is part of the Maniola hyperantus chromosome 3, iAphHyp1.2, whole genome shotgun sequence genome and encodes:
- the LOC117996319 gene encoding protein singles bar-like; translation: MSHSVTITRTTTVASGSTMFVNTGYLGTFPGLLKLAQLLLGAACVGVVGYYLEPGYTRYNGQKPELFYLLVAVSFLIGTFCLLLSCLISLSTATMISRTMYEVVYHGIAFVMYLAAGLTLMIEVNHQKSSYRSDFEPYLAAAVMGLVMAVLYLLSTFLANRSYRGI